A single Chitinophagales bacterium DNA region contains:
- the tgt gene encoding tRNA guanosine(34) transglycosylase Tgt — protein MKFELAGKDTQSKARAGKIYTEHGEIETPMFMPVGTAGTVKGVHFEELEKEIEAQIILGNTYHLYLRPGLDIIQKAGGLHEFNSWKKPILTDSGGYQVYSLSGTRKIKEEGVNFRSHIDGSKHFFTPEYAIDIQRVIGADIIMAFDECTPYPCEYNYAKKSMHMTHRWLKRCIDRMNETQPKYNYEQELFPIVQGSTYKDLRLQSAEYIAAQDCFGNAIGGLSVGEPHEDMYGMTEVVCSVLPEEKPRYLMGVGTPENILECIALGIDMFDCVMPTRNGRNGMLFTSQGIINIKNKKWEADFSPIDPEGECTTSRLHTKAYLRHLFHARELLGMQIASLNNLSFYLHLVKTARAQILEGNFSKWKAEVLPIISQRL, from the coding sequence TTGAAATTTGAATTAGCGGGAAAGGATACGCAAAGCAAAGCCCGGGCGGGGAAAATTTATACGGAACACGGGGAAATCGAAACACCTATGTTTATGCCGGTTGGAACTGCGGGAACTGTAAAAGGCGTGCATTTTGAGGAATTGGAAAAAGAAATAGAAGCACAAATTATTTTGGGCAATACCTATCATCTTTATTTGCGTCCCGGGTTGGATATCATACAAAAAGCCGGTGGTTTGCATGAGTTCAATTCCTGGAAAAAACCCATTTTGACCGATTCGGGAGGATACCAGGTGTACTCCCTTTCTGGGACGAGAAAAATCAAAGAAGAGGGCGTGAATTTTCGATCGCATATTGATGGTTCCAAGCATTTTTTTACCCCGGAATATGCAATAGATATTCAGCGCGTTATTGGTGCAGATATTATTATGGCTTTTGACGAATGCACACCCTATCCCTGTGAATACAATTACGCCAAAAAATCAATGCACATGACGCATCGCTGGTTGAAAAGATGTATTGACAGGATGAATGAAACGCAACCCAAATATAACTATGAGCAGGAATTGTTTCCTATTGTGCAGGGCAGTACCTATAAAGATTTGCGTTTGCAATCTGCCGAATATATTGCGGCACAGGATTGTTTTGGAAATGCCATTGGTGGGCTTTCTGTGGGAGAACCACATGAGGATATGTATGGAATGACCGAAGTGGTTTGTTCTGTTTTGCCTGAAGAAAAGCCACGTTACTTAATGGGCGTGGGTACTCCTGAAAATATTTTGGAATGTATCGCTTTGGGAATTGATATGTTTGATTGTGTGATGCCTACCCGGAATGGCAGAAATGGTATGTTGTTTACTTCGCAGGGGATTATCAATATCAAGAATAAAAAATGGGAAGCTGATTTTTCGCCTATTGATCCTGAAGGAGAGTGTACCACGAGCAGATTGCATACCAAAGCTTATTTGCGCCATTTGTTCCATGCGCGGGAATTGTTGGGCATGCAAATTGCAAGCCTGAACAATCTGAGTTTTTACCTGCATTTGGTTAAAACAGCAAGAGCCCAGATATTAGAAGGGAATTTCAGTAAATGGAAAGCTGAAGTTTTACCGATTATTTCACAGCGACTGTAA
- a CDS encoding glycosyltransferase gives MAKYGQSILKLIILSYIFIVSTALFLLCRILIGFVFFTYKNKENDTAPPVSWVICAKNEIACLEKNTAKWLEQKYHQWELIIVLDRCTDGSAEFLKNFSDHPNLKIAKNLSADFPGKRNALIAGAKASTYENILLCDADCLPESDQWIKKMAAQFDDKTDFVIGLSPYEKESGPLNAFIRFETFHTAMLYGAAAIFGKPYMAVGRNLGVKKKYLSEVYFKTAKSISGDDDLLVNQLANKNNSSICLEKGSLVYSKAKNNWKSFFRQKQRHAGAGSFYTFGSRTLLGLYYLTCIMFYASAVLVILLYELNNQLFYIFGAAILLNAILLFYINHKLKFGISPQVLLAGDFCLSFFLISLGILSGKQVRRW, from the coding sequence TTGGCAAAGTACGGACAATCCATATTGAAATTGATCATACTGAGCTATATTTTCATTGTCAGCACTGCATTATTTCTATTATGCAGAATACTCATTGGTTTTGTCTTTTTCACATACAAAAATAAAGAAAATGATACTGCCCCGCCTGTCAGCTGGGTTATTTGTGCCAAAAATGAAATTGCATGCTTAGAAAAAAACACGGCAAAATGGCTCGAGCAAAAATACCATCAATGGGAATTGATCATAGTGTTGGACCGCTGTACTGATGGGAGTGCTGAGTTTCTAAAAAACTTCTCAGATCATCCAAATTTAAAAATCGCAAAAAACCTGAGCGCAGATTTTCCGGGGAAAAGAAATGCGCTGATTGCAGGAGCCAAAGCTTCAACTTATGAAAATATATTGCTTTGCGATGCCGACTGCCTTCCTGAATCCGATCAATGGATTAAAAAAATGGCAGCTCAATTTGATGATAAAACAGATTTTGTAATTGGCTTATCGCCCTATGAAAAGGAAAGCGGGCCGCTCAATGCTTTTATTAGATTTGAAACCTTTCATACGGCAATGCTTTACGGGGCTGCGGCTATTTTCGGAAAACCCTATATGGCAGTTGGCAGAAACCTAGGGGTTAAAAAGAAATACCTTTCAGAGGTTTATTTCAAAACTGCCAAAAGCATATCCGGTGATGATGATTTGCTGGTCAATCAACTGGCAAACAAAAACAACAGCAGCATTTGTCTTGAGAAGGGCAGTCTGGTTTATTCCAAAGCAAAAAATAACTGGAAATCTTTTTTCAGACAAAAACAAAGACATGCCGGAGCCGGATCTTTTTATACATTTGGCAGCCGCACTTTACTGGGTTTATATTATTTAACATGCATAATGTTTTATGCCAGTGCTGTTTTGGTCATTTTACTTTATGAGCTAAATAATCAGTTGTTTTATATCTTTGGTGCAGCAATTTTGCTCAATGCAATTTTGTTGTTTTACATTAATCATAAGCTGAAATTCGGAATCAGCCCGCAAGTACTGCTGGCAGGTGATTTTTGCTTATCGTTTTTTTTAATTAGCTTGGGAATCCTTTCAGGGAAGCAAGTAAGGAGATGGTGA
- a CDS encoding sigma-70 family RNA polymerase sigma factor, translated as MVKKDTSTNRSKEDLELVKLAVKNRDQGAFKKLMARYKDSIFFMVLKIVHNRDDAEDITIESFGKAFNNIHKYDQRYAFSTWLYKIATNNSIDFIRKKRLETTSLDKTFTSGDGDEMSIDVKSEALNPEEKMERKQRAFTVRGNIEKLGDKYKQLIKLRYYEEYSYDEIAKELDLPLGTVKAQLYRAKELLFKQINTDKDNF; from the coding sequence ATGGTGAAAAAAGATACTTCGACAAATCGTTCTAAAGAAGATTTAGAACTGGTAAAACTGGCCGTAAAAAATCGCGATCAGGGAGCATTTAAGAAATTAATGGCCCGTTATAAAGACTCTATTTTCTTTATGGTGCTTAAAATCGTGCACAACAGGGATGATGCAGAAGACATTACCATAGAATCGTTCGGCAAGGCTTTTAACAATATTCATAAATACGACCAGCGCTACGCATTCAGCACCTGGCTGTATAAAATTGCCACCAACAACAGCATAGACTTTATCCGAAAAAAGCGATTGGAAACAACTTCCCTTGACAAAACTTTCACTTCGGGTGACGGTGATGAAATGAGTATAGATGTTAAATCTGAAGCGCTGAATCCCGAAGAAAAAATGGAGCGCAAGCAAAGGGCTTTTACGGTACGCGGTAATATTGAAAAGCTCGGAGACAAATACAAACAGCTGATCAAATTGCGCTATTATGAAGAATATTCCTATGATGAAATAGCAAAAGAACTTGACCTCCCGCTTGGTACTGTAAAAGCACAATTGTACCGCGCCAAAGAATTACTCTTTAAACAAATCAACACCGATAAGGACAATTTCTAA
- the rsmG gene encoding 16S rRNA (guanine(527)-N(7))-methyltransferase RsmG produces the protein MEASLIFKYFPNLSDLQKKQIEQLLPLYKDWNSKINVVSRKDIDQLYLHHVLHSLSIAKFISFKPGTKILDLGCGGGFPGIPLAILFPEVEFHLVDSVRKKIAVVENIAEALELKNAKAEQARAEELKSSYDFVVTRAVAPLDKLLSWTRGKYACLTPNALPQGLIALKGGDLYHEIKAAHRKADKIPITDYFKEDYFKGKKLVYVAM, from the coding sequence ATGGAAGCGTCTCTTATTTTCAAATACTTTCCCAATCTAAGTGATTTGCAGAAAAAGCAAATTGAGCAATTGCTGCCACTCTACAAAGACTGGAACAGCAAGATCAATGTAGTTTCCAGAAAAGATATCGACCAGCTTTATTTACACCATGTGTTGCACTCCCTTAGTATTGCTAAATTTATTTCGTTTAAACCCGGCACCAAAATATTAGACCTCGGTTGTGGCGGAGGTTTTCCCGGCATTCCCCTGGCCATACTTTTTCCTGAAGTGGAATTTCATCTTGTAGATTCTGTTCGAAAAAAAATAGCTGTAGTAGAAAATATAGCAGAAGCACTTGAGCTGAAAAATGCAAAAGCTGAACAAGCCAGGGCTGAGGAATTAAAAAGCAGCTACGATTTTGTAGTTACACGGGCAGTAGCACCCTTAGATAAGCTGCTGAGTTGGACCCGTGGCAAGTATGCCTGCCTTACTCCAAATGCATTGCCACAAGGTTTGATCGCACTGAAAGGCGGAGACCTTTACCATGAAATAAAAGCCGCTCACCGAAAAGCCGACAAAATTCCCATAACAGATTATTTCAAAGAAGATTATTTCAAAGGGAAGAAATTGGTTTATGTGGCGATGTAA
- a CDS encoding DUF3800 domain-containing protein — translation MRYYLFLDESGDHGLKNIDSGFPVFVLCGLLISEDKHYEIN, via the coding sequence ATGAGGTATTATTTATTCTTGGATGAAAGTGGCGATCACGGTTTGAAAAATATTGACTCTGGGTTTCCTGTATTCGTATTATGTGGCTTATTGATTTCTGAGGATAAACATTATGAAATCAATTAA
- the rseP gene encoding RIP metalloprotease RseP: protein MEQLTMIGQLLLGLGLLVFIHELGHYLAARAFGIKVEKFYIFFDFGGLKLFSKKIGDTEYGIGWFPLGGYVKIAGMIDESMDKDQMDKEPEPWEFRTKPAWQRLIVMMAGIVMNVLLGIVIFAFWLMQFKGGYMEPSKIEEGIYAYEIGRDIGLQTGDQILSIDDEPVQRADDLLSLKVFFGEKMSVLRNGKEVEIQIPENFFQRFNACKTCFIGFHNHPFYIDSIIPEGGAKEAGIKPGDDIISFNDQPIRVYGDLKEILRNAAGKEAEITYVRDNDTIQAMVPVSEDGKLGVFIGENVEHQPTKYNLAEALYFGTKDGWEAIYFNAVGIGKIFTGQVSASESVQSPIGIAKIYGSKWDWARFWKLTGLISFILAFMNFLPIPALDGGHVVFILIEMIQGKPVSEAVMEKAQMVGMVILLTLMVFAFGNDIYKGWFK from the coding sequence ATGGAGCAATTAACAATGATAGGACAGCTGCTGCTGGGCCTGGGACTGCTGGTATTTATCCACGAACTTGGACATTACCTTGCAGCGAGGGCCTTTGGAATAAAGGTGGAAAAGTTCTACATCTTTTTTGATTTTGGCGGCCTTAAGCTCTTTTCCAAAAAAATCGGTGACACAGAGTACGGTATTGGCTGGTTTCCACTTGGAGGCTATGTGAAAATAGCCGGAATGATAGACGAATCCATGGACAAAGACCAGATGGACAAAGAACCCGAGCCCTGGGAATTCCGCACAAAACCTGCATGGCAACGATTAATTGTAATGATGGCTGGAATCGTAATGAATGTTTTGCTCGGTATTGTAATTTTCGCTTTTTGGCTCATGCAATTCAAAGGTGGATATATGGAGCCTTCCAAAATAGAAGAAGGCATTTATGCCTATGAAATTGGGCGCGACATCGGCCTGCAAACAGGCGACCAAATTTTAAGTATAGATGATGAACCTGTGCAGCGCGCTGATGATCTGCTTTCTCTCAAAGTGTTTTTCGGAGAAAAGATGTCTGTTCTAAGGAATGGAAAAGAAGTTGAAATTCAAATTCCCGAGAATTTCTTTCAGCGTTTTAATGCCTGTAAAACCTGCTTTATTGGTTTTCACAACCACCCCTTTTATATTGACAGTATAATTCCTGAAGGCGGAGCCAAAGAAGCAGGAATCAAACCAGGAGATGATATCATCAGTTTCAATGATCAACCCATACGCGTATATGGCGATTTGAAAGAAATCCTGAGAAATGCAGCAGGAAAAGAAGCGGAAATAACCTATGTCAGGGACAATGATACCATACAGGCCATGGTTCCTGTCTCTGAGGATGGAAAGCTCGGAGTATTTATCGGTGAAAATGTAGAACATCAGCCTACCAAATACAATCTGGCTGAAGCACTATACTTTGGCACAAAAGACGGTTGGGAAGCCATTTATTTTAATGCTGTGGGTATTGGCAAAATATTTACCGGACAGGTGAGTGCCAGCGAATCAGTACAAAGCCCCATTGGCATTGCTAAAATCTATGGCTCCAAATGGGATTGGGCAAGGTTTTGGAAACTTACCGGACTGATCTCCTTTATACTTGCTTTTATGAATTTTTTACCCATTCCGGCTTTGGATGGCGGGCATGTGGTTTTTATTCTTATTGAAATGATACAGGGAAAACCAGTGAGCGAAGCCGTAATGGAAAAAGCCCAGATGGTGGGCATGGTCATTTTGCTTACGCTTATGGTTTTTGCTTTTGGTAATGATATTTACAAAGGATGGTTTAAATAA